One region of Spiroplasma endosymbiont of Asaphidion curtum genomic DNA includes:
- the tkt gene encoding transketolase, with product MSQNQFQNENDNYNREQSINTIKMLGVEAVNQANSGHPGIVLGAAPMSYALFSEHLYCNPQDPQWINRDRFILSAGHGSALLYALLHLSGYDISIDEVKNFRQLHSITPGHPERNLTLGVEATTGPLGQGLAMGVGCDLVRTFLAHKYNKPDFNIFDYHTYIICSDGDLQEGISQEAISLAGHLKLSNLIVLYDSNDIQLDGPVSLSQSENTKQRFLSANWNYILVTDGSDFKAISQALRQAKAETEKPTLIEIKTIIGVGASKAGTSSVHGAPLGNDIIKLKENLKWDYEPFFVPDDVKNDFKVRVVQRGQQQQKIWNQMWTEYANKYVTEYNEINDTLYHNYNFTANDFQDILIEQDMATRDCSSMVLKTISKKLPLFIGGSADLSSSTKVLGSDGYFASNNLQGRNIMFGVREFGMGAISNGMLLQKTVRSFVATFLIFSDYMKPAIRLASLMEIPNIFVFSHDSIAVGEDGPTHQPVEQISMLRALPNLNVFRPCDMKETIASYICALNSKDKPTAILVSRQNLPQIISSDVNKALKGGYIISPEKSQLELIIIATGSEVQLALKVQQQLQKENINTIRVVSMPSTTVFDYQDVTYKLEVLPQTVKKISLEMASTWGWHKYVDNGITFGIDRFGISAPMQDIMNELGFTVDNIVLQVKQLLQKDNIKEKR from the coding sequence ATGTCACAAAACCAATTTCAAAATGAAAACGATAATTATAATCGTGAGCAGTCAATTAATACTATTAAGATGTTAGGTGTTGAAGCTGTAAATCAAGCTAATTCAGGGCATCCGGGAATTGTTTTAGGAGCAGCACCAATGAGTTATGCACTATTTAGTGAACATTTATATTGTAATCCACAAGATCCCCAATGAATTAATCGTGATCGTTTTATTTTATCAGCTGGACATGGGTCAGCATTATTGTATGCGTTATTACATTTAAGTGGTTATGATATTAGTATTGATGAAGTTAAAAATTTTCGGCAATTGCATTCAATTACTCCTGGGCATCCAGAAAGAAATTTAACACTTGGTGTTGAAGCAACAACGGGACCATTAGGACAAGGATTAGCAATGGGTGTTGGTTGTGATTTAGTAAGAACTTTTCTGGCACATAAATATAATAAACCTGATTTTAATATTTTTGACTATCATACTTATATTATTTGTAGTGATGGTGATTTACAAGAAGGCATAAGCCAAGAAGCAATTAGTTTAGCAGGTCATTTAAAATTAAGTAATTTAATTGTTTTATATGACTCTAATGATATTCAATTAGATGGCCCAGTAAGTCTATCACAAAGTGAAAATACGAAACAGCGTTTTTTAAGTGCTAATTGAAATTATATTTTAGTTACTGACGGTAGTGACTTTAAAGCAATTAGTCAAGCATTAAGACAAGCTAAAGCGGAAACTGAAAAACCAACTTTAATTGAAATTAAAACTATAATTGGTGTTGGGGCTTCAAAAGCAGGAACTAGCAGTGTTCATGGTGCCCCTTTAGGCAATGATATTATTAAGTTAAAAGAAAATTTAAAGTGGGATTATGAACCATTTTTTGTTCCTGATGATGTAAAAAATGATTTTAAAGTTAGAGTTGTGCAAAGAGGACAACAACAACAAAAAATTTGAAATCAAATGTGAACTGAATATGCTAATAAATATGTTACTGAATATAATGAAATTAATGATACTTTATATCATAACTATAATTTTACTGCTAATGATTTTCAAGATATTTTAATTGAACAAGATATGGCAACAAGAGATTGTTCATCAATGGTATTAAAAACTATTAGTAAAAAATTGCCATTATTTATTGGCGGTAGTGCTGATTTATCATCATCAACAAAAGTTTTAGGAAGTGATGGATATTTTGCATCCAATAATTTACAAGGTCGTAATATTATGTTTGGTGTTCGTGAATTTGGAATGGGTGCTATTAGTAATGGTATGCTATTACAAAAAACTGTGCGCTCATTTGTTGCTACTTTTTTAATTTTTAGTGATTATATGAAACCTGCAATTCGTTTAGCTTCATTAATGGAAATTCCTAATATTTTTGTTTTTAGTCATGACTCAATTGCTGTTGGTGAAGATGGACCAACCCATCAGCCGGTAGAACAAATTTCAATGTTAAGAGCATTACCTAACTTAAATGTTTTTCGTCCTTGTGATATGAAAGAAACGATTGCTAGTTACATTTGTGCATTGAATAGTAAAGATAAGCCAACAGCAATTTTAGTTTCGCGACAAAATTTACCGCAAATTATTTCTAGTGATGTTAATAAAGCATTAAAGGGTGGATATATTATTAGTCCTGAAAAATCACAATTAGAATTAATAATTATTGCTACTGGTAGTGAAGTACAATTAGCATTAAAAGTTCAGCAACAATTACAAAAAGAAAATATTAATACTATTCGTGTTGTTTCTATGCCTTCAACAACTGTTTTTGATTATCAAGATGTGACTTATAAGTTAGAAGTTCTTCCGCAGACTGTTAAAAAGATAAGTTTAGAAATGGCTTCAACTTGAGGATGACATAAATATGTTGATAATGGGATAACTTTTGGTATTGACAGATTTGGAATATCAGCACCAATGCAGGATATAATGAATGAATTAGGATTTACTGTTGATAATATTGTATTACAAGTTAAGCAATTATTACAAAAAGATAATATAAAGGAGAAAAGATAA
- a CDS encoding YneF family protein, which produces MPWWAGLLIGLVGGLIIGGLLAFLISKKMFEKQLRDNPPVNEKMIRAMYMQMGRKPSESQIKAVMNAMRRNQKKP; this is translated from the coding sequence ATGCCTTGATGAGCAGGATTGTTAATTGGTCTTGTTGGCGGTTTAATAATAGGGGGATTATTAGCATTTTTAATATCTAAAAAGATGTTTGAAAAGCAATTAAGAGATAATCCACCGGTTAATGAAAAAATGATTCGAGCAATGTATATGCAAATGGGAAGAAAACCTTCCGAATCGCAAATTAAAGCTGTGATGAATGCGATGCGTCGTAATCAAAAAAAACCTTAG
- the radC gene encoding RadC family protein — protein MKFKDIPINERPREKAWKNGIKNLSNNELLALLLRTGNKKQNVLQLAQYIINHFNGAENLLKVTLNELTVIKGIGKVKAIELLASFELYQRININIANNKIIRINNPYDIFYLLHIEVSNLNTENFYLILLNNNNRIIFKQLVYQGTINQISIDPKDIYYLVLKNHAQKIICAHNHPNNDSLPSKHDIETTNALIYIAKVLKIEFVDHIIISKNNFYSILLQTKFAI, from the coding sequence ATGAAATTTAAAGACATTCCCATTAATGAACGACCACGAGAAAAAGCGTGAAAAAATGGCATTAAAAACTTAAGTAATAACGAACTTCTTGCATTACTATTACGAACTGGTAATAAAAAACAAAATGTTTTACAATTAGCACAGTATATTATTAATCATTTTAATGGTGCTGAAAACTTATTAAAAGTAACTTTAAATGAATTAACCGTTATTAAAGGAATTGGAAAAGTTAAGGCTATTGAGTTATTAGCAAGTTTTGAGTTATATCAACGAATAAATATTAACATTGCTAACAATAAAATTATTAGAATTAATAATCCGTATGATATTTTTTACTTACTTCATATTGAAGTAAGTAATTTAAATACCGAAAATTTTTATTTAATTTTATTAAATAATAATAATCGGATTATTTTTAAGCAACTTGTATATCAAGGAACAATTAATCAAATTTCAATTGATCCAAAAGATATATATTACCTCGTTTTAAAAAATCATGCCCAAAAAATTATTTGTGCGCATAATCATCCTAATAATGATAGTTTACCTAGTAAACATGATATTGAAACAACAAACGCTTTAATTTATATTGCTAAAGTTTTAAAAATTGAATTTGTTGATCACATCATTATTAGTAAAAATAATTTTTATAGTATTTTATTGCAAACTAAATTTGCCATATAA
- a CDS encoding IS30 family transposase, which translates to MGYKHLGIYERIYIENQLKFKVKISEIAKNLNRSISTIIREVNRNKNSNHYFSLIAQNKAENRKQSHVYFHKFKNRELVKYVQQKLLLGWSPEQIYGRIKNFHKEWIISFKTIYNWIYSGLLEKVTNKNLRRKGKKRKSQENRGKFNGKSIKERNINVNNRITVGHWEGDTVVSSRGKSKSCLITLVERTSRFTLAMLVENRTTKVVNENISHYLSILPNNLVKTITFDRSKEFSNWQQLEKNLNVKIYFANAYSPWQRGTNENTNGLIREKFPKKFNFSNTTKNAVHKFILSLNQRPRKILNYLSSIEYLVRKII; encoded by the coding sequence ATGGGTTACAAACATCTTGGCATATATGAAAGAATTTATATTGAGAATCAATTGAAGTTTAAAGTAAAAATTAGTGAAATAGCTAAAAATCTTAATCGAAGTATTAGTACTATTATTCGAGAAGTCAATAGAAATAAAAATAGTAATCATTATTTTTCATTAATTGCACAAAATAAAGCAGAAAACAGAAAACAATCACATGTTTATTTTCATAAGTTTAAAAATAGAGAATTAGTAAAATATGTACAACAAAAATTACTATTAGGTTGATCGCCTGAACAAATTTATGGCAGAATTAAAAATTTTCATAAAGAATGAATTATTAGTTTTAAAACAATTTACAATTGAATTTATTCTGGATTACTTGAAAAAGTTACTAATAAAAATTTAAGAAGAAAAGGTAAGAAACGAAAATCTCAAGAAAATCGCGGTAAATTTAATGGTAAATCAATTAAAGAACGAAATATTAATGTTAATAATCGTATAACTGTTGGTCATTGAGAAGGTGATACTGTAGTATCATCACGAGGTAAAAGTAAATCATGTTTAATAACTTTAGTTGAAAGAACATCAAGATTTACTTTAGCAATGTTAGTTGAAAATAGAACTACTAAAGTTGTTAACGAAAACATTAGCCATTATTTATCAATTCTTCCAAATAATCTTGTTAAGACTATAACATTTGATAGGAGTAAAGAATTTTCTAATTGACAACAACTTGAAAAAAATTTAAATGTGAAAATTTATTTTGCTAATGCGTATTCGCCTTGACAAAGAGGTACTAATGAAAATACTAATGGTTTAATTAGAGAAAAATTTCCTAAAAAATTTAATTTTTCAAATACTACTAAAAATGCAGTTCATAAATTTATATTGTCTTTAAACCAAAGACCAAGAAAAATACTAAATTATCTTTCATCAATCGAATATTTGGTTAGAAAAATAATTTAG
- the polA gene encoding DNA polymerase I, translated as MRFFAILFTCTYKYNSAFNKFICYNNLRNEIGLGENFLMKKILLVDGNGLVFRAYYATAYSNSITLWANDGTPTNALLGFITMLEKILKQNYDLVLVAFDAGPKNFRYGILPSYKEKRIKTPQELLQQLPLVREFLDAYGIQWYEHPDFEADDIIATINKKAIDLNWEIEILSSDGDLEQLLSANTVIVKPKQGLSQVEIINVDSLKTRWNITPKQIPDLKGLKGDASDNLPGIKGIGEKTALSLLHQFGTLENIITHQEELKTAVKEKIVNNANIGLLCKEMASLRYDVPFPKDLSSLTINRDLDRLKEFYLKYNLKSLVNRLETNNSSQDNNKDQGKILSKWDANYNCVKNALFVEMSSDNYYTSNIIGFGVVNDKGAFYLDYLVASTDELFLAFLKDEKYLKDVFDLKKVINGCKWHHIEVKGIAFDLQLAGYILNANMKVTIDNVINYFADQTFMNDEMFYGKNQKKVVRELQEVAGFITRKAWWILHLKPLLSKKLEQQQQLELYKNIEFPCAFVLAKMEFHGIRVDMKQLEQLTKEVLKIVTQLNEEINSLAQQDVNPNSPKQLKELLFDALKLPDLQKGSTAQEVLMQLQMQQLHPIIDKILEYRKYQKTYSTYLKGLEKYIFADGKVHTIYNQTNTTTGRLSSQEPNMQNISIHDVHQKLVRKVFIPNDSHTQVVLSSDYSQIELKVLAHMANVKELIKAFKNNEDIHSLTASKIFSINQAEVNEQQRRVAKTVNFGIVYGISDFGLSKQLMISISEAKKFIERYFAVFPEIRHYMDNTIKFCQEHKFVKTLFNRIRYIPTINDRNWVAKQAAERVAINGPIQGTAADIIKLALIKIDQQLEQNNLKSYLVAQVHDELIVEVYKNELEIVKKIVNSAMNLATKLQVPLTVDINTGNNWYEI; from the coding sequence ATGAGATTTTTTGCAATTTTATTTACTTGCACTTACAAGTATAATTCAGCTTTTAACAAATTTATTTGTTATAATAATTTAAGAAATGAAATAGGATTAGGTGAAAATTTTTTAATGAAGAAAATATTATTAGTTGATGGTAATGGTTTAGTTTTTCGAGCATATTACGCGACAGCATATAGTAATTCCATAACTTTATGAGCAAATGATGGGACACCAACTAATGCTTTGTTAGGTTTTATTACAATGTTAGAAAAGATTTTAAAACAAAATTATGATTTAGTTTTGGTTGCTTTTGATGCTGGACCTAAAAATTTTCGTTATGGAATATTACCTAGTTATAAAGAAAAACGCATTAAAACTCCACAAGAATTATTACAGCAATTACCATTAGTTCGTGAGTTTTTAGATGCCTATGGAATTCAATGATATGAACATCCTGATTTTGAAGCTGATGATATTATTGCTACGATTAATAAAAAGGCAATTGATTTAAATTGAGAAATTGAAATTTTGTCATCGGATGGTGATTTAGAACAGTTATTATCTGCTAATACGGTAATTGTTAAACCAAAACAGGGATTATCACAAGTAGAAATTATTAATGTTGATTCATTAAAAACAAGATGAAATATAACCCCAAAACAAATACCTGATTTAAAAGGATTAAAAGGTGATGCCAGTGATAATCTTCCAGGTATTAAAGGCATTGGCGAGAAAACTGCTTTATCATTGTTACATCAATTTGGAACATTAGAAAATATTATTACTCATCAAGAGGAATTAAAGACAGCGGTTAAAGAAAAAATTGTGAATAATGCTAATATTGGTTTATTATGTAAAGAAATGGCATCTTTGAGATATGATGTTCCTTTTCCTAAGGATTTATCTTCGTTAACAATTAATAGGGATTTAGATCGTTTAAAAGAATTTTATTTAAAATATAATTTGAAGTCATTAGTTAATCGTTTAGAGACAAATAATTCTTCACAAGATAATAATAAAGATCAAGGCAAAATTTTAAGTAAGTGAGATGCTAATTATAATTGTGTTAAAAATGCGTTATTTGTTGAAATGAGTAGTGATAATTATTATACTTCAAATATTATTGGGTTTGGCGTTGTTAACGATAAAGGAGCATTTTATTTAGATTATCTTGTTGCTAGTACTGATGAATTATTTTTAGCATTTTTAAAAGATGAAAAATATTTAAAAGATGTGTTTGATTTAAAGAAAGTTATTAATGGTTGTAAATGACATCATATTGAAGTTAAAGGTATTGCTTTTGATTTACAATTAGCTGGTTATATTTTAAATGCAAATATGAAAGTAACGATTGATAATGTTATTAATTATTTTGCTGACCAAACTTTTATGAATGATGAAATGTTTTATGGTAAAAATCAAAAAAAAGTCGTAAGAGAATTACAAGAAGTTGCTGGTTTTATTACTAGAAAAGCTTGATGAATTTTACATTTAAAACCGCTTCTTAGTAAGAAATTAGAACAACAACAACAATTAGAGTTGTATAAAAATATTGAGTTTCCTTGTGCTTTTGTATTGGCAAAAATGGAGTTTCACGGTATTCGTGTTGATATGAAGCAATTAGAACAGTTAACAAAAGAAGTATTAAAAATTGTTACCCAATTAAATGAAGAAATTAATAGTTTAGCTCAACAAGATGTTAATCCTAATTCTCCTAAACAATTAAAAGAATTATTATTTGATGCGTTAAAATTACCTGATTTGCAAAAAGGTAGTACGGCACAAGAAGTATTAATGCAATTACAAATGCAACAATTACATCCAATTATTGATAAAATTTTGGAATATCGTAAATATCAAAAAACTTATTCAACTTATTTAAAAGGTTTAGAAAAATATATTTTCGCAGATGGTAAGGTGCATACGATTTATAATCAAACTAATACGACAACAGGAAGGTTATCTTCACAAGAACCTAATATGCAAAATATTAGTATTCATGATGTTCATCAAAAATTAGTTCGTAAAGTGTTTATTCCTAATGATTCCCACACACAAGTAGTCTTATCTAGTGATTACTCGCAAATTGAGTTAAAAGTTTTAGCACATATGGCTAATGTTAAAGAATTAATTAAAGCATTTAAAAATAATGAAGATATTCATTCATTAACTGCTAGTAAAATATTTTCTATTAATCAAGCTGAAGTTAATGAACAGCAACGAAGAGTTGCAAAAACTGTTAATTTTGGGATTGTTTATGGTATTTCTGATTTTGGTTTAAGTAAACAATTAATGATTTCTATTAGCGAAGCAAAAAAATTTATTGAACGATATTTTGCTGTTTTTCCTGAAATTCGTCATTATATGGATAATACAATTAAATTTTGTCAAGAACATAAATTCGTTAAAACTTTATTCAATCGGATTCGATACATTCCGACAATTAATGATCGGAATTGAGTAGCTAAACAAGCAGCAGAACGCGTAGCAATTAATGGTCCGATTCAAGGAACAGCAGCTGATATTATTAAATTAGCTTTAATTAAAATTGATCAGCAATTAGAACAAAATAATTTAAAATCGTATCTTGTTGCTCAAGTCCATGATGAGTTGATTGTTGAAGTATATAAAAATGAATTAGAAATTGTTAAAAAAATTGTTAATTCAGCAATGAATTTAGCAACAAAATTGCAAGTGCCATTAACTGTTGATATTAATACAGGAAATAATTGATATGAAATATAA